One window of Agromyces rhizosphaerae genomic DNA carries:
- a CDS encoding phytoene desaturase family protein — MIDANVVGAGPNGLAAAVTLAAAGLRVRLTERGDAVGGGMRTQELTLPGFRHDVCSAVHPAALASPFFRAFGLTDRVPFVVPEASYAHPLDGATAGIAWRDLDRTARELGPDGAAWRAFFAPLVRRIDGVVDFTGSQLLRVPRRPVAAALMGLRVLEQGTAARGARFSGPVAPAMLAGTAAHGIGRHPSIATAGPGVLLGAHAHARGWGVPVGGSQAIADALAAELVALGGEIVTGHEVRSPGDLERSRITLLDTSVEQLVAIAGHRMPAGYRRALARFRHGDAVAKVDFALSAPVPWADPRVAAAPTVHVGGTAAEIAASEHAVVRGRVSERPYVLVVQPTVVDPSRAPEGRHTLWAYIHVPRGSRLDATELVSAQVERFAPGFRDTVLASVATDAVELERRNPNDVGGDILGGALTLPQMVKRPVVSPVPWRTPVRGLYLCSASTPPGPSVQGMNGWYAARLALREHFGVRAVPFDGTIGYGL; from the coding sequence GTGATCGACGCGAACGTCGTCGGCGCGGGCCCCAACGGGCTCGCCGCCGCGGTGACCCTCGCCGCCGCGGGACTGCGCGTGCGGCTCACCGAGCGGGGGGACGCCGTCGGCGGCGGCATGCGCACCCAGGAGCTCACCCTGCCCGGCTTCCGGCACGATGTCTGCTCCGCGGTGCACCCCGCAGCGCTCGCCTCGCCGTTCTTCCGCGCGTTCGGGCTCACCGATCGAGTGCCGTTCGTCGTGCCCGAGGCGTCGTACGCCCACCCGCTCGACGGTGCGACCGCCGGCATCGCGTGGCGTGACCTCGACCGCACCGCCCGCGAGCTCGGCCCCGACGGCGCGGCCTGGCGGGCGTTCTTCGCCCCGCTGGTGCGGCGCATCGACGGGGTCGTCGACTTCACCGGCTCGCAGCTGCTGCGCGTGCCCCGGCGCCCGGTCGCCGCGGCGCTCATGGGGCTGCGCGTGCTCGAGCAGGGCACCGCGGCGCGTGGGGCGCGCTTCAGCGGTCCGGTCGCGCCGGCGATGCTCGCCGGGACCGCCGCGCACGGAATCGGCCGGCATCCCTCGATCGCCACGGCCGGCCCGGGCGTGCTGCTCGGCGCGCACGCGCACGCCCGCGGCTGGGGCGTGCCCGTCGGTGGCTCGCAGGCGATCGCCGACGCGCTGGCCGCGGAGCTCGTCGCCCTCGGGGGCGAGATCGTCACGGGTCACGAGGTGCGCTCGCCGGGCGACCTCGAGCGCAGTCGCATCACGCTGCTCGACACCTCGGTCGAGCAGCTCGTCGCGATCGCCGGGCACCGGATGCCCGCCGGCTACCGGCGCGCGCTCGCGCGGTTCCGGCACGGCGACGCGGTCGCGAAGGTCGACTTCGCCCTCTCGGCGCCCGTGCCGTGGGCGGACCCGCGGGTCGCGGCCGCGCCGACCGTGCACGTGGGCGGCACCGCGGCCGAGATCGCCGCGAGCGAGCACGCCGTCGTGCGCGGGCGGGTGAGCGAGCGGCCGTACGTGCTCGTCGTGCAGCCGACCGTGGTCGACCCCTCACGGGCGCCGGAGGGCCGGCACACGCTCTGGGCGTACATCCACGTGCCCCGCGGGTCGCGGCTCGACGCGACCGAGCTGGTGTCCGCGCAGGTCGAGCGGTTCGCGCCGGGCTTCCGCGACACCGTGCTCGCGAGCGTCGCGACCGACGCCGTCGAGCTCGAGCGGCGCAACCCGAACGACGTCGGCGGCGACATCCTCGGCGGCGCGCTCACCCTGCCCCAGATGGTCAAGCGCCCGGTGGTCTCGCCGGTGCCGTGGCGCACCCCGGTGCGCGGGCTCTACCTGTGCTCGGCGTCGACGCCCCCGGGGCCGAGCGTGCAGGGCATGAACGGCTGGTACGCCGCCAGGCTCGCGCTGCGCGAGCACTTCGGGGTGCGGGCGGTGCCGTTCGACGGCACGATCGGGTACGGACTCTGA
- a CDS encoding lipase maturation factor family protein, with translation MDWLALLDGSGFEFARQVLQRGTAAVALVAFVSSWSQFPALLGERGLLPVRRFLELGYARRQPTIFRWRYSDRMLRACCALGALVAASLVAGLPQLGPPWVPLLAFGVLWALYLSIVTVGQTFYGFGWESLLLESLFVVAFLGSNEVAPPILVLGFVWWLVFRLEFGAGMIKWRGGREWRDLTALMYHHETQPMPNPLSRWAHLLPAWFHRSEVVANFIAQLGVPFLLFAPQPVASVAALVIVGTQAWLVLTGNFAWLNWLTMVLACSAIGDGFLHAVLPAWPAEAAYAPTPVWFQALTTLVFAGLVVLSWQPLRNLFARHQLMNASFNRFHLVNAYGAFGTVTKRRDEVVVEGTEQADPGPGDWVAYEFHGKPGDPARVPRQFAPYHLRLDWLMWFLALGAPDHGWFRAFLVRLLEADPATLRLLRVDPFEGRRPVAVRAKVYRYRFATRRERRETGLWWMREDAGVLVAPIALGARP, from the coding sequence GTGGACTGGCTCGCGCTGCTCGACGGGAGCGGCTTCGAGTTCGCCCGCCAGGTGCTGCAGCGCGGCACCGCGGCGGTCGCGCTGGTCGCGTTCGTCTCGTCGTGGTCGCAGTTCCCCGCGCTCCTCGGCGAGCGGGGGCTGCTGCCCGTGCGCCGCTTCCTCGAGCTCGGCTACGCGCGCCGGCAGCCGACGATCTTCCGCTGGCGGTACAGCGATCGGATGCTCCGGGCCTGCTGCGCGCTCGGCGCGCTCGTCGCGGCCTCCCTGGTCGCCGGCCTCCCGCAGCTCGGGCCGCCGTGGGTGCCGCTGCTCGCGTTCGGCGTGCTGTGGGCGCTGTACCTCTCGATCGTGACCGTCGGCCAGACGTTCTACGGGTTCGGCTGGGAGAGCCTGCTGCTCGAGTCGCTGTTCGTGGTCGCGTTCCTCGGCTCGAACGAGGTCGCGCCGCCGATCCTCGTGCTCGGCTTCGTATGGTGGCTCGTGTTCCGCCTCGAGTTCGGCGCGGGCATGATCAAGTGGCGCGGCGGCCGCGAGTGGCGCGACCTCACGGCGCTGATGTACCACCACGAGACGCAGCCGATGCCGAACCCGCTCAGCCGCTGGGCGCACCTGCTGCCGGCGTGGTTCCACCGCTCGGAGGTCGTGGCCAACTTCATCGCCCAGCTCGGCGTGCCGTTCCTGCTGTTCGCGCCGCAGCCCGTGGCATCCGTCGCCGCCCTCGTGATCGTCGGCACACAGGCCTGGCTCGTGCTGACCGGCAACTTCGCGTGGCTGAACTGGCTGACGATGGTGCTCGCGTGCAGCGCGATCGGCGACGGGTTCCTGCACGCCGTCCTGCCCGCGTGGCCGGCCGAGGCCGCGTACGCGCCCACTCCCGTGTGGTTCCAGGCGCTCACGACGCTCGTGTTCGCCGGTCTCGTCGTGCTCAGCTGGCAGCCGCTGCGCAACCTCTTCGCCCGGCACCAGCTCATGAACGCGAGCTTCAACCGGTTCCACCTCGTGAACGCGTACGGCGCGTTCGGCACCGTCACGAAGCGCCGCGACGAGGTGGTCGTGGAGGGCACCGAGCAGGCCGATCCGGGCCCGGGCGACTGGGTCGCCTACGAGTTCCACGGCAAGCCCGGCGACCCGGCGCGCGTGCCCCGGCAGTTCGCGCCGTACCACCTCAGGCTCGACTGGCTGATGTGGTTCCTCGCGCTCGGCGCGCCCGACCACGGCTGGTTCCGCGCGTTCCTCGTGCGGCTGCTCGAGGCCGACCCGGCGACGCTGCGACTGCTCCGGGTCGACCCGTTCGAGGGGCGCCGCCCGGTCGCGGTGCGCGCGAAGGTCTACCGCTACCGCTTCGCCACGCGCCGGGAGCGGCGCGAGACGGGGCTGTGGTGGATGCGGGAGGATGCCGGTGTGCTGGTCGCTCCCATCGCCCTCGGGGCACGCCCGTGA